From Phragmites australis chromosome 5, lpPhrAust1.1, whole genome shotgun sequence, a single genomic window includes:
- the LOC133919221 gene encoding ultraviolet-B receptor UVR8-like — protein sequence MQCPMDAAASGTSPVMQFDSIADESTSHSSPMRTVLERSQRHCYGDGIPGEFPLAVSPSIVLHVLSACDLEPKDLAALEATCTFFCKPAHFAPNFALSLPELAAFDMCQKRTMIKLMKQEEKEYLKQCCGGSWKLVLRYILIREKNGSQVIAGPGHSIVITTNGDVYSFGANCSGQLGLADTEDRYKPCLIRSLQGIRIIQAAVGSRRTMLVSDTGSVYAFGKDSFRGAESVEAAHTSQITTPKIMESLKGVFVVQAAIGGYFSAVLSREGQVYTFSWGQTERLGHSSDPSDVVPRLLSGLEDIPVAHISAGNCYLLMLAYQPNGMSVYSVGCGLGGKLGHGCRSNKGIPKLIEHFQSLSFKPVSIAAGTWHAAVLGDDGRVCTWGWGYKGCLGHGDEEHRAVPTVVEGLSKVKAVHLSTGEYTTFVVADNGDVYSFGSGLQEDDEAENPDFSTPTLVDSLKALNRKVVQISPANGSYWLHSDMGHSHTFALTESGSLYAFGGGIRGQLGVKLVEGLEGVSIPMHVPIDLD from the exons ATGCAGTGCCCGATGGATGCAGCTGCTAGTGGAACCTCACCAGTGATGCAATTCGACAGCATTGCTGATGAGTCAACCTCCCATTCATCTCCAATGCGAACAGTACTAGAACGCTCACAGCGCCATTGCTATGGGGATGGAATCCCAGGCGAATTCCCCCTTGCTGTGAGCCCCTCCATTGTCCTCCATGTGCTCTCGGCCTGTGATCTGGAGCCGAAAGATCTCGCCGCTCTGGAG GCTACATGTACATTTTTCTGTAAACCTGCACATTTTGCACCAAACTTTGCGTTGTCGCTTCCAGAGCTTGCAGCATTTGATATGTGCCAGAAAAGGACCATGATTAAGCTGATGAAGCAAGAAGAAAAGGAGTATCTGAAACAATGTTGTGGAGGCTCTTGGAAGCTTGTTCTTAGGTACATTTTGATTAGAGAGAAGAATGGTTCTCAGGTGATTGCCGGGCCAGGCCATAGTATTGTTATCACCACAAATGGAGATGTATACTCATTTGGGGCCAACTGCTCTGGTCAGCTTGGCCTTGCGGATACAGAGGACCGATACAAGCCATGTCTTATTAG GTCTCTGCAAGGCATAAGAATCATACAAGCTGCAGTTGGATCTAGACGGACAATGCTTGTCAGTGACACAGGAAGTGTCTATGCATTTGGCAAGGATAGTTTTCGAGGGGCTGAATCCGTTGAGGCTGCTCATACTAGTCAGATTACAACTCCTAAGATAATGGAGTCACTGAAGGGTGTGTTTGTAGTTCAAGCAGCCATAGGGGGTTACTTCTCTGCAGTTCTGTCTAGAGAGGGTCAAGTCTACACTTTCTCATGGGGGCAAACCGAGAGGCTTGGACATAGTTCAGATCCTTCAGATGTGGTGCCTCGTCTTCTCTCTGGACTTGAGGATATTCCTGTTGCGCATATTTCCGCGGGAAATTGCTATCTCCTTATGTTGGCCTACCAGCCGAACGGAAT GTCTGTGTATTCTGTAGGTTGTGGTTTAGGAGGCAAGCTTGGGCATGGATGCAGAAGTAATAAGGGCATCCCCAAGCTGATTGAACATTTTCAGTCCTTGAGCTTTAAGCCGGTTTCGATTGCAGCTGGCACTTGGCATGCTGCAGTCCTAGGTGATGACGGGCGTGTGTGCACCTGGGGGTGGGGCTACAAAGGTTGTTTGGGACATGGTGATGAGGAACACAGGGCAGTCCCCACAGTAGTAGAAGGGTTGAGCAAGGTGAAGGCTGTTCATCTGTCCACTGGTGAATACACCACCTTTGTCGTCGCAGATAATGGGGACGTGTACTCCTTTGGATCCGGTTTACAG GAGGACGATGAAGCGGAGAATCCAGATTTCTCGACCCCAACCTTAGTTGATTCTCTCAAGGCGTTGAACAGGAAGGTCGTGCAGATCAGCCCCGCGAACGGCTCCTACTGGCTTCACTCGGACATGGGGCACTCGCACACGTTCGCGCTGACGGAATCCGGCAGCCTGTACGCGTTTGGAGGAGGGATCAGAGGCCAGCTCGGCGTGAAGCTTGTCGAGGGTCTAGAAGGAGTGAGCATCCCAATGCATGTTCCCATCGATCTCGACTAG